The Daucus carota subsp. sativus chromosome 2, DH1 v3.0, whole genome shotgun sequence genome includes a window with the following:
- the LOC108206539 gene encoding homeobox-leucine zipper protein HAT4: MMIHQREDHLGLTLSLNFQTGTHQPSLSSSPLQLNQTPSLASSSTHSHFNLHNTTTLTKQTSDRSLFETCRVETRSFLKGIDVNRLPTMTVDMEEEAGVSSPNSTISSVSGKRRSLERSELGNNSDDLIDCDDEDGDNSRKKLRLSKDQAAILEDSFKEHNTLNPKQKLALAKRLGLRPRQVEVWFQNRRARTKLKQTEVDCEFLKRCCENLTEENRRLQKEVQDLRALKSSPQFYMQMAPPTTLTMCPSCERVSAPVSSAASPSTTPVQPLHSGSSHHRVPFNPWAIKPAAQQLLNATHHRP, translated from the exons ATGATGATACATCAAAGAGAAGATCATTTGGGGCTCACTCTAAGCTTGAACTTCCAAACAGGAACTCACCAACCTTCATTATCTTCCTCACCGCTACAACTAAATCAAACACCTTCCCTGGCCTCCTCATCAACTCACTCACATTTCAACCTCCACAACACCACCACTTTAACCAAACAAACCTCAG ATCGGAGCTTGTTCGAGACATGCAGAGTGGAAACGAGGTCGTTTTTAAAGGGAATCGACGTCAACCGGCTGCCGACGATGACGGTAGACATGGAAGAAGAAGCTGGCGTGTCTTCACCGAACAGTACAATATCAAGTGTTAGTGGAAAAAGAAGAAGTCTAGAGAGATCTGAGCTGGGTAACAATAGTGATGATCTTATAGATtgtgatgatgaagatggtgATAATTCTAGAAAAAAGCTGAGGCTTTCTAAAGATCAGGCTGCTATTCTTGAAGATAGCTTCAAGGAACATAATACTCTTAATCCA AAACAGAAGCTGGCTTTGGCAAAAAGACTAGGTTTGAGACCTCGTCAGGTGGAGGTCTGGTTCCAGAACAGAAGGGCTAG GACTAAGTTGAAGCAAACTGAGGTTGATTGTGAGTTCCTAAAGAGATGTTGCGAGAATCTAACCGAGGAAAATAGGAGATTGCAGAAGGAGGTTCAGGATCTGAGGGCTCTTAAATCATCCCCACAGTTTTATATGCAAATGGCCCCTCCCACAACCCTGACCATGTGCCCTTCATGTGAGCGTGTCTCAGCCCCAGTGTCGTCAGCTGCCTCACCGTCGACCACACCTGTTCAGCCACTCCATTCGGGTTCTAGTCACCATCGGGTCCCTTTTAACCCATGGGCCATTAAGCCTGCTGCTCAACAACTGCTCAATGCAACCCACCATAGACCATGA
- the LOC108205942 gene encoding transcription factor MYBS3, with the protein MTRRCSHCSNNGHNSRTCPNRGVKLFGVRLTDGSSSIRKSVSMGNLSHYAGSSLKNGHDSPGDNLDHGGDVADGYGSEDFVPGSSSSGRERKKGVPWTEEEHRMFLLGLQKLGKGDWRGISRNYVITRTPTQVASHAQKYFIRQCSMSRRKRRSSLFDMITDEPVETPMVSHDFFSVNTQEDETQIDPLPAPAVEQECEPMESTKSNDVEPSSFQPEISQYCYPVYYPAYISSVPTSHPYWSGCSEEPRKIESHVVLKPTAVHSKSPINVNELVGMSKLSLGASIGRDETSTLSVKLLEGPSRQSAFQAKPTPANSGMISGNNAIHAV; encoded by the exons ATGACCAGGCGCTGCTCACATTGCAGCAACAATGGCCACAACTCACGCACTTGTCCCAACAGAGGTGTGAAGCTGTTTGGCGTCAGATTGACTGATGGGTCTTCTTCTATTAGGAAGAGTGTTAGTATGGGCAATTTGAGCCACTATGCTGGATCTAGCCTCAAGAATGGCCATGACTCTCCTGGTGATAATCTTGATCATGGCGGAGATGTGGCGGATGGTTATGGTTCTGAGGATTTTGTTCCTggctcttcttcttctggaagAGAACGAAAGAAAG GTGTTCCATGGACCGAAGAGGAGCATAGGATGTTCTTGCTTGGTTTGCAAAAGCTAGGCAAAGGTGACTGGCGTGGAATTTCGCGTAATTATGTCATTACCAGAACACCGACCCAGGTAGCCAGCCATGCCCAGAAATATTTCATCAGGCAATGCAGTATGTCTAGGAGAAAGCGAAGGTCAAGCCTGTTTGACATGATTACTGATGAA CCAGTTGAGACTCCAATGGTGTCGCATGATTTCTTTTCCGTTAATACTCAAGAAGATGAGACCCAGATTGATCCATTGCCTGCTCCTGCAGTTGAACAAGAATGCGAACCAATGGAATCCACCAAATCTAATGACGTGGAACCTTCCTCTTTTCAACCAGAAATTTCTCAGTACTGTTATCCAGTTTACTATCCTGCCTACATCTCTTCTGTTCCAACTTCGCACCCATATTGGTCTGGTTGCAGTGAGGAGCCACGTAAGATAGAGAGTCATGTGGTACTTAAGCCAACAGCAGTGCATTCCAAGAGCCCGATCAATGTTAATGAACTGGTTGGCATGTCAAAGCTCAGCCTAGGGGCATCCATTGGCAGGGATGAAACCTCCACTCTCTCGGTTAAGTTACTTGAAGGTCCCAGTAGGCAGTCTGCTTTTCAAGCTAAACCTACACCTGCTAATTCAGGTATGATCTCGGGTAATAATGCAATCCATGCAGTTTAA
- the LOC108207006 gene encoding uncharacterized protein LOC108207006 — translation MSTSPVKTKTLHNFSLPCLKWAHKNSTPRQRTRLPDSPHNPSSQPENDPNHPPAPTQAGPEALDGPEDCSAKPWNLRPRKCASAQTALREASEPAAVEKEKDGAQKSERRDKKTKLWITLSREEIEEDLYSMNGSKPARRPKKRTKAIQKQVDEVFPGLYLAGVTVDSYRVQHSL, via the exons ATGTCGACTTCTCCGGTGAAGACCAAGACTCTTCACAACTTCTCTCTTCCGTGTCTTAAATGGGCCCACAAGAACTCCACTCCACGTCAGCGTACCAGACTGCCCGATTCCCCTCACAACCCGTCTTCCCAACCCGAAAACGACCCGAATCACCCACCTGCCCCAACGCAAGCCGGCCCAGAAGCTCTTGACGGGCCCGAAGATTGTTCAGCTAAGCCCTGGAATTTGCGGCCCAGAAAGTGTGCTTCTGCTCAAACGGCGCTGCGTGAGGCTAGTGAGCCGGCGGCGGTTGAGAAGGAGAAAGATGGGGCCCAGAAGAGTGAGAGGAGGGATAAGAAGACGAAGCTTTGGATAACATTGTCTCGTgaagaaattgaagaagattTGTATTCGATGAATGGGTCCAAACCAGCTCGAAGACCCAAGAAAAGAACCAAAGCTATTCAAAAACAAGTTGAT GAGGTTTTCCCTGGATTGTATTTAGCTGGAGTTACTGTGGATTCGTATCGAGTTCAGCATTCGTTGTAG